A region of Rhizobium binae DNA encodes the following proteins:
- a CDS encoding amidohydrolase family protein, translating to MLIDTHLHVIDRSALPYPWLSGTPALNQDFLYETYAAEARRCGITTALHMEVDVDPAAMQAETDHIADIARKPGSLIAGAIVSCRPEDEGFAAYLERQKADPFVKGFRRVLHVVADDVSEGALFRENIRRIGGSGLTFDLCTLPHQAGRVAALVDLAPDVQFVLDHCGVPDIRSDAFQPWKAGILEIARRPNVICKVSGVVAYADAETWTAQTLRPYIEHVIASFGWDRVVWGSDWPVCTLGGGLSTWVAATHAALSGNSGAERSKLLFANAQRLWSL from the coding sequence GTGCTCATTGACACCCATCTGCATGTCATCGATCGGTCGGCGCTGCCCTATCCCTGGCTTTCCGGCACGCCTGCCCTTAACCAGGATTTTCTCTACGAGACCTATGCAGCCGAAGCGCGCCGCTGCGGCATCACCACGGCGCTGCATATGGAAGTCGATGTCGATCCGGCCGCCATGCAGGCCGAGACCGACCACATTGCCGATATCGCCCGAAAGCCCGGCAGCCTGATTGCCGGCGCCATCGTCTCCTGCCGGCCGGAGGATGAAGGCTTTGCCGCTTATCTCGAGCGGCAGAAGGCCGATCCCTTCGTCAAGGGATTTCGCCGTGTGCTGCATGTCGTGGCCGACGACGTCTCGGAGGGGGCGCTGTTTCGCGAAAACATCAGGCGCATCGGCGGCAGCGGCTTGACCTTCGACCTCTGCACATTGCCGCATCAGGCCGGACGCGTCGCTGCCCTCGTCGATCTTGCGCCGGATGTGCAGTTCGTGCTCGACCATTGCGGCGTGCCCGATATTCGTTCGGACGCCTTTCAGCCGTGGAAAGCCGGCATATTGGAGATCGCCAGGCGGCCGAACGTCATCTGCAAGGTTTCGGGCGTCGTCGCCTATGCCGATGCCGAGACGTGGACGGCGCAGACGCTGCGGCCCTATATCGAACATGTCATTGCAAGTTTCGGCTGGGACCGGGTGGTCTGGGGCAGCGACTGGCCCGTCTGCACGCTCGGCGGCGGCCTTTCCACCTGGGTCGCGGCGACCCATGCCGCGCTCTCCGGCAACAGCGGGGCGGAGCGTTCGAAGCTGCTCTTCGCCAATGCCCAACGGCTCTGGTCACTCTGA